From one Mesoplodon densirostris isolate mMesDen1 chromosome 19, mMesDen1 primary haplotype, whole genome shotgun sequence genomic stretch:
- the FCSK gene encoding L-fucose kinase isoform X2, with translation MEQPKGVDWTVIILTCQYKDSVEVFQRELEIRQKREQIPTRTLLLAVEDPEVRVGSGGATLNALLVAAEHLSARAGFTVVTSDVLHSAWILILHMGRDFPFDDCGRAFTCLPVENPQAPVEAVVCNLDCLLDIMSHRLGPGSPPGVWVCSTDMLLSVPPTPGISWDGFRGTRVIALPGSTAYARNHGVYLTDSQGFVLDIYYQGTEAEIQRCAGPDGRVPLVSGLVFFSVETAEHLLATHVSPPLDACTYMGLDSGARPVQLSLFFDILLCMARNVRREDFLVGRPPEMGQGDADVAGYLHGARAELWRELRDQPLTVAYVPDGSYNYMTNSASEFLHILTFPGAPGAQVVHSQVEEWQLLGAGSSVVSCLLEGPVQLGPGSVLQHCHLRGPIHIGTGCFVSGLDVAQSEALHGLELHDLVLQGHHVQLHGARSRAFTLVGRLDSWERQGTGTYLNMSWSQFFQKTGIRDWDLWDPDMPPMERCLLSARLFPVLHPSRALGPQDMLWMLDPQEDGNKALRAWRASWRLSWEQLQPCLDRAATLASRRDLFFRQALHKARHVLEARQDLSLRPLIQAAVREGCPGPLMATLDQVAAGVGDPGVAARALACVADVLGCMAEGQGGLRSGPAANPEWVRPFSYLECGDLARGVAALAEERDKWLSRPALLVRAARHYEGAGQILIRQAVMSAQHFVSSVPVELPAPGQWVVAECPARVDFSGGWSDTPPLAYELGGAVLGLAVRVNGRRPIGARARRIPEPELWLAVGPQQDKMATKIVCGSLDDLQDYCQPHAPGALLKAAFICAGIVSVHSKLSLSTSSILAGAALAALQRAAGRAMGTEALIHAVLHLEQVLTTGGGWQDQVGGLMPGIKVGRSRAQLPLKVEVEEVTVPVGFVQKLNDHLLLVYTGKTRLARNLLQDVLRSWYARLPAVVQNAHNLVRHAEECAEAFRQGSLPLLGQCLTSYWEQKKLMAPGCEPLAVRRMMDVLAPHVHGQSLAGAGGGGFLYLLTKEPRQKEALEAVLAKTEGLGNYSIHLVEVDTQGLSLRLLGTETSA, from the exons ATGGAGCAGCCGAAGGGGGTTGATTGGACGGTCATCATCCTGACATGCCAGTACAAGGACAGCGTGGAGGTCTTCCAGAGAG AGCTGGAGATACGGCAGAAGCGAGAGCAGATCCCCACCAGGACGCTGCTGTTGGCCGTGGAAGACCCTGAGGTTCGTGTGGGCAGTGGAGGAGCCACCCTCAACGCCCTGCTGGTGGCTGCTGAGCACCTGAGTGCCCGTGCAGGCTTCACT GTGGTCACATCAGATGTTCTGCACTCGGCCTGGATCCTCATCCTGCACATG GGCCGAGACTTCCCCTTCGATGACTGTGGCCGGGCCTTCACCTGCCTCCCTGTGGAGAACCCCCAGGCCCCTGTGGAGGCCGTGGTCTGCAACTTGGACTGCTTGCTGGACATCATGAGCCATCGG CTGGGCCCAGGCTCCCCGCCAGGCGTGTGGGTCTGCAGCACCGACATGCTGCTGTCTGTTCCTCCAACCCCAG GGATCAGCTGGGACGGCTTCCGGGGAACCAGAGTGATCGCCCTTCCGGGGAGCACGGCCTATGCCCGGAACCATGGTGTTTACCTCACTGACTCCCAG GGCTTCGTTTTGGACATTTATTACCAAGGCACCGAGGCAGAGATACAGCGATGTGCCGGGCCTGATGGGCGGGTGCCACTG GTTTCTGGGCTTGTCTTCTTCTCTGTGGAAACTGCTGAGCACCTCCTGGCCACCCATGTGAGCCCGCCTCTGGACGCCTGCACCTACATGGGCTTGGACTCTGGAGCCCGGCCTGTCCAG CTCTCTCTGTTTTTTGACATCCTGCTCTGCATGGCCCGGAACGTGAGAAGGGAGGACTTCCTGGTGGGGCGGCCCCCAGAGATGGGGCAAGGTGATGCGGACGTCGCAGGTTATCTGCATGGAGCCCGGGCTGAGCTGTGGAGGGAGCTTCGCGATCAGCCCCTCACAGTGG CATATGTCCCTGATGGCAGCTACAACTACATGACCAACTCAGCCAGTGAGTTCCTGCACATTCTCACATTCCCGGGGGCTCCTGGGGCCCAGGTCGTGCACTCCCAGGTGGAG GAATGGCAGCTACTGGGGGCCGGGAGCTCTGTGGTCAGCTGCCTGCTGGAGGGCCCCGTCCAGCTGGGTCCTGGGAGTGTCCTGCAGCACTGCCACCTGCGG GGCCCCATTCACATCGGCACCGGCTGCTTCGTGAGTGGCCTGGACGTGGCCCAGTCCGAGGCACTGCACGGCTTGGAGCTGCATGACCTCGTCCTGCAGGGACACCATGTGCAGCTGCACGGCGCCCGCAGCCGGGCCTTCACCCTTGTTGGCCGTCTGGACAGCTGGGAA aGACAGGGGACAGGAACGTATCTCAACATGTCTTGGAGTCAGTTCTTCCAGAAGACAGGCATTCG GGACTGGGACCTGTGGGACCCAGACATGCCCCCCATGGAGCGCTGCCTTCTCAGTGCCCGTCTCTTTCCCGTGCTCCACCCCTCGAGGGCCCTGGGGCCCCAGGACATGCTGTGGATGCTGGACCCCCAGGAGGATGGGAACAAGGCCCTGCGGGCTTGGCGAGCCTCCTGGCGTCTGTCCTGGGAGCAGCTGCAGCCGTGCCTGGACCGGgctgccacactggcctcccgCCGGGACCTGTTCTTCCGCCAGGCCCTGCATAAGGCACGGCACGTGCTGGAGGCCCGGCAGGACCTCAGCCTGCGCCCGCTGATCCAGGCTGCTGTGCGCGAGGGCTGTCCTGGGCCCCTGATGGCCACCCTGGACCAGG TGGCAGCTGGTGTGGGAGACCCTGGCGTGGCAGCCCGGGCACTGGCCTGTGTGGCGGATGTCCTGGGCTGCATGGCAGAGGGCCAAGGAGGTTTACGGAGTGGGCCAGCTGCCAACCCTGAGTGGGTGCGGCCCTTCTCGTACCTGGAGTGTGGAGACCTGGCGCGGGGCGTGGCAGCGCTCGCCGAGGAACGGGACAAGTGGCTGAGCAG ACCAGCCTTACTAGTACGAGCTGCCCGCCACTACGAGGGGGCTGGGCAGATCCTGATCCGCCAGGCTGTGATGTCAGCCCAGCACTTTGTCTCCTCGGTGCCGGTAGAGCTGCCAGCACCTGGGCAGTGGGTGGTGGCTGAGTGCCCGGCTCGAGTGGACTTCTCTG GGGGCTGGAGTGACACGCCACCCCTTGCCTATGAGCTTGGTGGGGCAGTGCTGGGCCTGGCTGTGCGAGTGAATGGCCGCCGGCCCATTGGGGCCAGGGCTCGCCGCATCCCAGAGCCCGAGCTGTGGCTGGCAGTGGGACCTCAGCAGGACAAGATGGCCACAAAGATAGTATGCGGGAGCCTGGATGACCTGCAGGATTACTGCCAGCCCCATGCCCCAG GGGCGCTGTTGAAGGCGGCCTTCATCTGTGCGGGGATCGTGAGTGTCCACTCCAAGCTCTCGCTGA GCACCAGCAGCATCCTGGCGGGGGCTGCCCTGGCTGCCTTGCAGCGGGCCGCAGGCCGGGCGATGGGCACGGAGGCCCTGATCCATGCAGTGCTGCATCTGGAGCAGGTGCTTACCACAG GAGGTGGCTGGCAGGACCAAGTGGGTGGCCTAATGCCTGGCATCAAGGTGGGGCGCTCCCGGGCTCAGCTGCCGCTGAAGGTGGAAGTGGAAGAGGTCACTGTGCCTGTGGGCTTTGTCCAGAAGCTCAATGACCACCTGCTCCTGGTGTACACCGGCAAGACCCGCCTGGCCCGGAATCTGCTGCAG GACGTGCTGAGGAGCTGGTATGCCCGGCTGCCTGCCGTCGTGCAGAATGCTCACAACCTGGTGCGGCACGCTGAGGAGTGTGCTGAAGCCTTCCGCCAAG ggagCCTGCCTCTCCTGGGCCAGTGCCTGACATCATACTGGGAGCAGAAGAAGCTCATGGCTCCAGGCTGTGAGCCCTTGGCTGTGCGGCGTATGATGGATGTCCTGGCCCCCCACGTGCATGGCCAGAGCCTGGCAGGGGCAGGTGGCGGGGGCTTTCTCTACCTATTGACCAAGGAGCCGCGGCAAAAGGAGGCTCTGGAGGCTGTGCTGGCCAAGACTGAG GGCCTCGGTAACTACAGCATCCACCTGGTAGAAGTGGACACTCAGGGCTTGAGCCTGCGGCTGCTGGGAACTGAGACCTCAGCCTGA
- the FCSK gene encoding L-fucose kinase isoform X1, whose protein sequence is MEQPKGVDWTVIILTCQYKDSVEVFQRELEIRQKREQIPTRTLLLAVEDPEVRVGSGGATLNALLVAAEHLSARAGFTVVTSDVLHSAWILILHMGRDFPFDDCGRAFTCLPVENPQAPVEAVVCNLDCLLDIMSHRLGPGSPPGVWVCSTDMLLSVPPTPGISWDGFRGTRVIALPGSTAYARNHGVYLTDSQGFVLDIYYQGTEAEIQRCAGPDGRVPLVSGLVFFSVETAEHLLATHVSPPLDACTYMGLDSGARPVQLSLFFDILLCMARNVRREDFLVGRPPEMGQGDADVAGYLHGARAELWRELRDQPLTVAYVPDGSYNYMTNSASEFLHILTFPGAPGAQVVHSQVEEWQLLGAGSSVVSCLLEGPVQLGPGSVLQHCHLRGPIHIGTGCFVSGLDVAQSEALHGLELHDLVLQGHHVQLHGARSRAFTLVGRLDSWERQGTGTYLNMSWSQFFQKTGIRDWDLWDPDMPPMERCLLSARLFPVLHPSRALGPQDMLWMLDPQEDGNKALRAWRASWRLSWEQLQPCLDRAATLASRRDLFFRQALHKARHVLEARQDLSLRPLIQAAVREGCPGPLMATLDQVAAGVGDPGVAARALACVADVLGCMAEGQGGLRSGPAANPEWVRPFSYLECGDLARGVAALAEERDKWLSRPALLVRAARHYEGAGQILIRQAVMSAQHFVSSVPVELPAPGQWVVAECPARVDFSGGWSDTPPLAYELGGAVLGLAVRVNGRRPIGARARRIPEPELWLAVGPQQDKMATKIVCGSLDDLQDYCQPHAPGALLKAAFICAGIVSVHSKLSLSEQLLCTFGGGFELHTWSELPHGSGLGTSSILAGAALAALQRAAGRAMGTEALIHAVLHLEQVLTTGGGWQDQVGGLMPGIKVGRSRAQLPLKVEVEEVTVPVGFVQKLNDHLLLVYTGKTRLARNLLQDVLRSWYARLPAVVQNAHNLVRHAEECAEAFRQGSLPLLGQCLTSYWEQKKLMAPGCEPLAVRRMMDVLAPHVHGQSLAGAGGGGFLYLLTKEPRQKEALEAVLAKTEGLGNYSIHLVEVDTQGLSLRLLGTETSA, encoded by the exons ATGGAGCAGCCGAAGGGGGTTGATTGGACGGTCATCATCCTGACATGCCAGTACAAGGACAGCGTGGAGGTCTTCCAGAGAG AGCTGGAGATACGGCAGAAGCGAGAGCAGATCCCCACCAGGACGCTGCTGTTGGCCGTGGAAGACCCTGAGGTTCGTGTGGGCAGTGGAGGAGCCACCCTCAACGCCCTGCTGGTGGCTGCTGAGCACCTGAGTGCCCGTGCAGGCTTCACT GTGGTCACATCAGATGTTCTGCACTCGGCCTGGATCCTCATCCTGCACATG GGCCGAGACTTCCCCTTCGATGACTGTGGCCGGGCCTTCACCTGCCTCCCTGTGGAGAACCCCCAGGCCCCTGTGGAGGCCGTGGTCTGCAACTTGGACTGCTTGCTGGACATCATGAGCCATCGG CTGGGCCCAGGCTCCCCGCCAGGCGTGTGGGTCTGCAGCACCGACATGCTGCTGTCTGTTCCTCCAACCCCAG GGATCAGCTGGGACGGCTTCCGGGGAACCAGAGTGATCGCCCTTCCGGGGAGCACGGCCTATGCCCGGAACCATGGTGTTTACCTCACTGACTCCCAG GGCTTCGTTTTGGACATTTATTACCAAGGCACCGAGGCAGAGATACAGCGATGTGCCGGGCCTGATGGGCGGGTGCCACTG GTTTCTGGGCTTGTCTTCTTCTCTGTGGAAACTGCTGAGCACCTCCTGGCCACCCATGTGAGCCCGCCTCTGGACGCCTGCACCTACATGGGCTTGGACTCTGGAGCCCGGCCTGTCCAG CTCTCTCTGTTTTTTGACATCCTGCTCTGCATGGCCCGGAACGTGAGAAGGGAGGACTTCCTGGTGGGGCGGCCCCCAGAGATGGGGCAAGGTGATGCGGACGTCGCAGGTTATCTGCATGGAGCCCGGGCTGAGCTGTGGAGGGAGCTTCGCGATCAGCCCCTCACAGTGG CATATGTCCCTGATGGCAGCTACAACTACATGACCAACTCAGCCAGTGAGTTCCTGCACATTCTCACATTCCCGGGGGCTCCTGGGGCCCAGGTCGTGCACTCCCAGGTGGAG GAATGGCAGCTACTGGGGGCCGGGAGCTCTGTGGTCAGCTGCCTGCTGGAGGGCCCCGTCCAGCTGGGTCCTGGGAGTGTCCTGCAGCACTGCCACCTGCGG GGCCCCATTCACATCGGCACCGGCTGCTTCGTGAGTGGCCTGGACGTGGCCCAGTCCGAGGCACTGCACGGCTTGGAGCTGCATGACCTCGTCCTGCAGGGACACCATGTGCAGCTGCACGGCGCCCGCAGCCGGGCCTTCACCCTTGTTGGCCGTCTGGACAGCTGGGAA aGACAGGGGACAGGAACGTATCTCAACATGTCTTGGAGTCAGTTCTTCCAGAAGACAGGCATTCG GGACTGGGACCTGTGGGACCCAGACATGCCCCCCATGGAGCGCTGCCTTCTCAGTGCCCGTCTCTTTCCCGTGCTCCACCCCTCGAGGGCCCTGGGGCCCCAGGACATGCTGTGGATGCTGGACCCCCAGGAGGATGGGAACAAGGCCCTGCGGGCTTGGCGAGCCTCCTGGCGTCTGTCCTGGGAGCAGCTGCAGCCGTGCCTGGACCGGgctgccacactggcctcccgCCGGGACCTGTTCTTCCGCCAGGCCCTGCATAAGGCACGGCACGTGCTGGAGGCCCGGCAGGACCTCAGCCTGCGCCCGCTGATCCAGGCTGCTGTGCGCGAGGGCTGTCCTGGGCCCCTGATGGCCACCCTGGACCAGG TGGCAGCTGGTGTGGGAGACCCTGGCGTGGCAGCCCGGGCACTGGCCTGTGTGGCGGATGTCCTGGGCTGCATGGCAGAGGGCCAAGGAGGTTTACGGAGTGGGCCAGCTGCCAACCCTGAGTGGGTGCGGCCCTTCTCGTACCTGGAGTGTGGAGACCTGGCGCGGGGCGTGGCAGCGCTCGCCGAGGAACGGGACAAGTGGCTGAGCAG ACCAGCCTTACTAGTACGAGCTGCCCGCCACTACGAGGGGGCTGGGCAGATCCTGATCCGCCAGGCTGTGATGTCAGCCCAGCACTTTGTCTCCTCGGTGCCGGTAGAGCTGCCAGCACCTGGGCAGTGGGTGGTGGCTGAGTGCCCGGCTCGAGTGGACTTCTCTG GGGGCTGGAGTGACACGCCACCCCTTGCCTATGAGCTTGGTGGGGCAGTGCTGGGCCTGGCTGTGCGAGTGAATGGCCGCCGGCCCATTGGGGCCAGGGCTCGCCGCATCCCAGAGCCCGAGCTGTGGCTGGCAGTGGGACCTCAGCAGGACAAGATGGCCACAAAGATAGTATGCGGGAGCCTGGATGACCTGCAGGATTACTGCCAGCCCCATGCCCCAG GGGCGCTGTTGAAGGCGGCCTTCATCTGTGCGGGGATCGTGAGTGTCCACTCCAAGCTCTCGCTGAGTGAGCAGCTGCTGTGTACCTTTGGGGGCGGTTTTGAGCTGCATACCTGGTCTGAGCTGCCCCATGGCTCTGGCCTTG GCACCAGCAGCATCCTGGCGGGGGCTGCCCTGGCTGCCTTGCAGCGGGCCGCAGGCCGGGCGATGGGCACGGAGGCCCTGATCCATGCAGTGCTGCATCTGGAGCAGGTGCTTACCACAG GAGGTGGCTGGCAGGACCAAGTGGGTGGCCTAATGCCTGGCATCAAGGTGGGGCGCTCCCGGGCTCAGCTGCCGCTGAAGGTGGAAGTGGAAGAGGTCACTGTGCCTGTGGGCTTTGTCCAGAAGCTCAATGACCACCTGCTCCTGGTGTACACCGGCAAGACCCGCCTGGCCCGGAATCTGCTGCAG GACGTGCTGAGGAGCTGGTATGCCCGGCTGCCTGCCGTCGTGCAGAATGCTCACAACCTGGTGCGGCACGCTGAGGAGTGTGCTGAAGCCTTCCGCCAAG ggagCCTGCCTCTCCTGGGCCAGTGCCTGACATCATACTGGGAGCAGAAGAAGCTCATGGCTCCAGGCTGTGAGCCCTTGGCTGTGCGGCGTATGATGGATGTCCTGGCCCCCCACGTGCATGGCCAGAGCCTGGCAGGGGCAGGTGGCGGGGGCTTTCTCTACCTATTGACCAAGGAGCCGCGGCAAAAGGAGGCTCTGGAGGCTGTGCTGGCCAAGACTGAG GGCCTCGGTAACTACAGCATCCACCTGGTAGAAGTGGACACTCAGGGCTTGAGCCTGCGGCTGCTGGGAACTGAGACCTCAGCCTGA